In a single window of the Zea mays cultivar B73 chromosome 5, Zm-B73-REFERENCE-NAM-5.0, whole genome shotgun sequence genome:
- the NAR gene encoding nitrate reductase [NAD(P)H], translated as MAASVERHLAPHPWPANAPPKSFDMFRSGGPGGKRRTGPDSDSEDEDSIPPDWRSLYSPRLEVEPPAHDPRDEATSDAWVRRHPALVRLTGKHPFNSEPPVPRLMAHGFITPAPLHYVRNHGAVPRADWSTWTVEVAGLVRRPARLTMEQLVTEFEAVELPVTLVCAGNRRKEQNMVRQTVGFNWGPGAISTSVWRGARLRDVLRRCGVMGAADGAANVCFEGAEDLPGGGGGGKYGTSLRRGVAMDPARDVILAYMQNGEPLAPDHGFPVRVIVPGFIGGRMVKWLKRIIVASSESESYYHYRDNRVLPSHVDADLANAEAWWYKPECMINELNINSVITTPGHDEVLPINALTTQRPYTIKGYAYSGGGRKVTRVEVTLDGGETWHVCSLDHPERPTKYGKYWCWCFWSVDVEVLDVLGAKEIAVRAWDEAMNTQPEKLVWNLMGMMNNCWFRVKINACRPHKGEIGMVFEHPAQPGNQPGGWMARQKHLETSESAQSTLKKSTSTPFMNTATAQYTMSEVRRHTSPDSAWIIVHGHIYDCTGFLKDHPGGADSILINAGTDCTEEFDAIHSDKARGLLEMYRVGELVVTGSDYSPQNSHADLKAIVEAPAAAAPLSVTSTVALSNPREKVRCRLVDKKSLSYNVRLFRFALPSPDQKLGLPVGRHVYVCASIGGKLCMRAYTPTSPVDEVGHVDLLIKIYFKDEDPKYPNGGLMSQYLDSLPLGATIDIKGPIGHIEYAGRGGFVVNGERRLARRLAMIAGGTGITPVYQVIQAVLRDQPDDDTEMHLVYANRTEDDMLLREEIDRLAAAHPARLKVWYVVSKVARPEDGWEYGVGRVDEHVMREHLPLGDSETIALVCGPPAMIECTVRPGLEKMGYDLDKACLVF; from the exons ATGGCGGCCTCCGTTGAGCGGCACCTGGCCCCCCACCCGTGGCCGGCCAATGCGCCTCCCAAGAGCTTCGACATGTTCCGCTCCGGCGGCCCAGGAGGCAAGCGCCGCACCGGCCCCGACTCCGACTCCGAGGACGAGGACAGCATTCCCCCGGACTGGCGGTCGCTGTACAGCCCGCGCCTGGAGGTGGAGCCGCCCGCCCACGACCCACGCGACGAGGCCACCTCCGACGCGTGGGTGCGGCGCCACCCGGCGCTCGTCCGGCTCACGGGCAAGCACCCCTTCAACTCGGAGCCGCCGGTGCCGCGGCTGATGGCGCACGGCTTCATCACCCCGGCGCCGCTCCACTACGTGCGCAACCACGGGGCGGTCCCCCGGGCGGACTGGTCCACCTGGACAGTGGAGGTGGCGGGGCTCGTGAGGCGGCCCGCCAGGCTCACCATGGAGCAGCTGGTGACGGAGTTCGAGGCCGTGGAGCTCCCCGTCACGCTGGTGTGCGCGGGCAACCGGCGCAAGGAGCAGAACATGGTGCGCCAGACCGTCGGCTTCAACTGGGGCCCCGGCGCCATCTCCACGTCCGTGTGGCGCGGCGCGCGCCTCCGCGACGTGCTGCGCCGCTGCGGCGTCATGGGCGCCGCGGACGGCGCCGCCAACGTCTGCTTCGAGGGCGCCGAGGacctccccggcggcggcggcggcggcaagtaCGGCACCAGCCTGCGCCGCGGGGTGGCCATGGACCCCGCGCGCGACGTCATCCTCGCCTACATGCAGAACGGGGAGCCGCTCGCGCCCGACCACGGCTTCCCGGTGCGCGTCATCGTGCCCGGGTTCATCGGCGGCCGCATGGTCAAGTGGCTCAAGCGGATCATCGTCGCGTCCAGCGAGTCCGAGAGCTACTACCACTACCGCGACAACCGGGTGCTGCCGTCCCACGTCGACGCCGACCTCGCCAATGCCGAAG CGTGGTGGTACAAGCCGGAGTGCATGATAAACGAGCTGAACATCAACTCGGTGATCACCACACCAGGACACGACGAGGTGCTGCCCATCAACGCCCTCACGACGCAGCGGCCGTATACGATCAAAGGATACGCATACTCCG GTGGCGGCCGGAAAGTAACCCGGGTGGAGGTGACGCTGGACGGCGGCGAGACGTGGCATGTGTGCTCGCTCGACCACCCGGAGCGTCCAACCAAGTACGGCAAGTACTGGTGCTGGTGCTTCTGGTCCGTCGACGTCGAGGTGCTCGACGTGCTCGGGGCCAAGGAAATCGCCGTCCGCGCCTGGGACGAGGCCATGAACACCCAGCCGGAGAAGCTTGTCTGGAACCTCATG GGCATGATGAACAACTGCTGGTTCCGGGTGAAGATCAACGCGTGCCGGCCGCACAAGGGCGAGATCGGCATGGTGTTCGAGCACCCGGCGCAGCCGGGCAACCAGCCGGGCGGCTGGATGGCGCGGCAGAAGCACCTCGAGACATCGGAGAGCGCGCAGAGCACGCTGAAGAAGAGCACGTCCACGCCCTTCATGAACACGGCCACCGCGCAGTACACCATGTCCGAGGTGCGCCGCCACACGTCCCCGGACTCCGCCTGGATCATCGTGCACGGCCACATCTACGATTGCACGGGCTTCCTCAAGGACCACCCGGGCGGTGCCGACAGCATCCTCATCAACGCCGGCACCGACTGCACCGAGGAGTTCGACGCCATCCACTCCGACAAGGCCCGCGGCCTCCTCGAGATGTACCGCGTGGGCGAGCTCGTTGTCACCGGCAGCGACTACTCCCCGCAGAACAGCCACGCCGACCTCAAGGCCATCGTCGAGGCCCCCGCTGCAGCCGCGCCGTTATCGGTGACGTCGACCGTCGCGCTCTCCAATCCGCGAGAGAAGGTCAGGTGCCGGCTCGTCGATAAGAAGAGCCTGTCCTACAACGTGCGCCTCTTCCGGTTCGCGCTGCCATCGCCGGACCAGAAGCTCGGCCTTCCCGTCGGCAGGCACGTGTACGTGTGCGCGTCGATAGGCGGCAAGCTCTGCATGCGCGCGTACACGCCCACGAGCCCCGTCGACGAGGTCGGCCACGTCGATCTCCTCATCAAGATATACTTCAAGGACGAGGACCCCAAGTACCCCAACGGCGGGCTCATGTCGCAGTACCTGGACTCCCTGCCGCTGGGCGCGACTATTGACATCAAGGGTCCCATAGGGCACATCGAGTACGCCGGCCGCGGCGGCTTCGTGGTGAACGGCGAGCGCCGGCTCGCGCGCAGGCTCGCCATGATCGCCGGCGGGACGGGCATCACGCCGGTGTACCAGGTGATCCAGGCCGTGCTGAGGGACCAGCCCGACGACGACACGGAGATGCACCTCGTGTACGCGAACCGAACGGAGGACGACATGCTCCTGCGGGAGGAGATCGACCGCTTGGCTGCCGCGCACCCGGCGCGCCTCAAGGTGTGGTACGTGGTCAGCAAGGTGGCGCGACCGGAGGACGGGTGGGAGTACGGCGTGGGGAGAGTGGACGAGCATGTCATGagggagcacctgcctctgggagACAGCGAGACCATTGCGCTCGTGTGCGGGCCGCCGGCGATGATCGAGTGCACAGTGCGCCCGGGCCTGGAGAAGATGGGGTACGACCTCGACAAGGCTTGTCTCGTGTTCTGA
- the LOC100286122 gene encoding ubiquitin ligase protein COP1, translated as MGDSSVAGALVPSVPKPEPAPSGDTSAAAAATTAALAMPEEAGMRAASASPQGPAEEGEGPADRDLLCPICMAVIKDAFLTACGHSFCYMCIVTHLSNKSDCPCCGHYLTKAQLYPNFLLDKVLKKISAQQIAKTASPIDQFRCALQQGNEMGVKELDSLMTLIAEKKRQMEQQESETNMQILLVFLHCLRKQKLEELNEIQTDLQYIKEDISSVERHRAELYRTKERYSMKLRMLLDEPTAQKMWPSPIDKASCRFLPNSRTPLSGSCPGTLQNKKLDLKAQVSHQGFQRRDALTSSDPPNSPIQSGNVIARKRRVQAQFNELQEYYLQRRRTGAQARRQEERDIVAMNREGYHAGLQDFQSVLTTFTRYSRLRVIAELRHGDLFHSANIVSSIEFDRDDELFATAGVSKRIKVFEFSTVVNEPSDVHCPVVEMATRSKLSCLSWNKYSKNIIASSDYEGIVTVWDVQTRQSVMEYEEHEKRAWSVDFSRTDSSMLVSGSDDCKVKVWCTNQEASVINIDMKANICSVKYNPGSSFYVAVGSADHHIHYFDLRNPSSPVHIFGGHKKAVSYVKFLSNNELASASTDSTLRLWDVKDNCPVRTFRGHKNEKNFVGLSVNNEYIACGSETNEVFVYHKAISKPAASHRFVSSDLDDADDDPGSYFISAVCWKSDSPTMLTANSQGTIKVLVLAP; from the exons ATGGGCGACTCCTCGGTGGCCGGCGCGCTCGTGCCGTCCGTGCCCAAGCCGGAGCCCGCGCCGTCCGGTGACACCTCCGCGGCGGCCGCGGCGACTACAGCGGCGCTGGCGATGCCGGAGGAGGCGGGTATGCGCGCGGCGTCGGCGTCGCCTCAGGGGCCTGCGGAGGAGGGGGAGGGCCCCGCCGATAGGGACCTCCTCTGCCCGATCTGCATGGCCGTCATCAAGGACGCCTTCCTCACCGCATGCGGCCACAGCTTCTGCTACATGTGCATCGTCACGCACCTCAGCAACAAGAGCGACTGCCCCTGCTGCGGGCATTACCTTACCAAGGCCCAGCTCTACCCCAACTTTCTCCTTGACAAG GTTCTGAAGAAAATATCAGCCCAACAAATAGCAAAAACAGCATCGCCGATCGATCAATTTCGATGTGCATTGCAACAG GGAAATGAAATGGGGGTTAAAGAGTTGGATAGCCTTATGACTTTGATTGCTGAGAAGAAGCGGCAAATGGAACAACAAGAATCAGAGACAAATATGCAAATATTGCTAGTCTTCTTACACTGCCTTAGAAAGCAAAAGCTAGAAGAGTTGAATGAG ATTCAAACTGATCTACAATACATCAAAGAGGATATAAGTTCTGTGGAGAGACATAGGGCAGAATTATATCGCACAAAAGAAAGGTACTCCATGAAGCTGCGCATGCTTTTAGATGAGCCTACTGCGCAAAAAATGTGGCCCTCTCCTATAGACAAAGCTAGCTGTCGCTTTCTTCCCAACTCTCGGACACCACTTAGTGGATCATGTCCAGGAACTTTACAGAATAAGAAGCTTGATTTGAAAGCTCAAGTAAGCCATCAAGGATTTCAAAGGAGAGATGCTCTAACTTCTTCTGATCCTCCTAACTCCCCTATACAATCGGGTAATGTTATTGCTAGGAAGAGGCGAGTTCAAGCACAG TTCAATGAGCTTCAAGAATACTACCTGCAAAGACGTCGTACTGGAGCACAGGCACGCAGACAAGAAGAAAGAGATATAGTTGCAATGAATAGAGAAGGCTATCATGCAGGTCTTCAGGATTTCCAGTCTGTGCTAACAACGTTCACTCGATACAG TCGTCTACGTGTCATTGCGGAACTAAGACATGGAGACTTGTTTCACTCTGCCAATATTGTATCCAG TATTGAATTTGATCGTGATGATGAACTATTTGCTACCGCTGGAGTCTCGAAACGTATTAAAGTCTTCGAATTTTCCACT GTTGTTAATGAACCATCAGATGTGCATTGCCCAGTTGTTGAAATGGCTACCAGATCTAAACTTAGCTGCCTAAGCTGGAACAAGTACTCAAAAAATATTATTGCAAGCAGTGACTATGAGGGTATAGTAACTGTGTGGGATGTTCAGACCCGTCAG AGTGTGATGGAATATGAAGAGCATGAGAAGAGAGCATGGAGTGTTGATTTTTCTCGCACAGACTCTTCAATGCTAGTATCTGGGAGTGATGATTGCAAG GTGAAAGTGTGGTGCACAAATCAAGAAGCAAGTGTGATCAATATTGATATGAAAGCAAATATTTGCTCGGTTAAATATAATCCTGGATCAAGCTTCTACGTTGCA GTCGGATCTGCTGATCACCATATTCATTACTTTGATTTACGTAATCCAAGTTCGCCTGTCCATATTTTTGGGGGGCACAAGAAAGCAGTATCATATGTGAAATTCTTATCTAACAATGAGCTTGCGTCTGCATCAACAGATAGCACATTACGCTTATGGGATGTCAAGGATAACTGCCCG GTACGGACATTCAGAGGACACAAAAATGAAAAGAACTTTGTTGGCTTGTCTGTGAACAATGAATATATTGCTTGTGGAAGTGAGACAAATGAGGTTTTTGTTTATCACAAG GCTATCTCGAAACCGGCAGCAAGCCATAGATTTGTATCTTCTGACCTGGATGATGCCGATGATGATCCTGGTTCTTATTTCATTAGTGCTGTCTGCTGGAAGAGTGATAGCCCTACGATGTTAACTGCTAACAGTCAGGGGACCATAAAAGTTCTTGTACTTGCTCCTTGA
- the LOC100273955 gene encoding uncharacterized LOC100273955 — MAPKRSAPPPPPPPPAASSEETASGSGSEEEEEEEEEEEEDDLETAHSPPPVAPKSVAPLPQKVQEPEASDEDEYDDEDDEPQKVQEPEASDEDEDDEEEDIEEDEKANHVVPSSATKNPPPPPQTGEDSEASDEEEDREADDEMPQTKPAPNQEVEAKGAKRPSAPFQRTWSIDDDFRILEALAAQRLEHGALPQTDVLADALAGKLDNSGCSLSDLKRKVRSLQSRYAKAVKKGAPPSKDQDRRLFDLCKNVWPSVSNAKPVTKAVTKASANGGAGREPDEMCELYPYLAEEVRALQRAHPGLFKREFGMIEDSKARTLDERIKKQRRALMNLHLRRHDLTKEVTRTLMDLAE; from the coding sequence ATGGCCCCCAAGCGCTCGGCTCCACCTCCGCCGCCTCCGCCCCCGGCTGCCTCCTCCGAGGAGACCGCCTCTGGTTCGGGctccgaggaggaggaggaggaggaggaggaggaggaggaggatgattTGGAGACCGCCCACTCACCGCCTCCCGTCGCTCCCAAGAGCGTTGCTCCGCTGCCGCAGAAGGTCCAGGAACCCGAAGCGTCCGACGAGGATGAGTATGACGATGAAGATGACGAGCCGCAGAAGGTCCAGGAACCCGAAGCGTCCGATGAGGATGAAGACGACGAAGAGGAGGATATCGAAGAGGACGAGAAGGCCAACCACGTGGTCCCTTCTTCCGCCACCAAGAACCCGCCTCCGCCGCCGCAGACTGGCGAGGATTCCGAGGCTTCCGACGAAGAAGAGGATAGGGAGGCGGACGACGAGATGCCGCAGACGAAGCCCGCTCCAAATCAAGAGGTGGAGGCTAAGGGTGCAAAGCGGCCGAGCGCGCCGTTCCAGCGCACCTGGTCGATTGACGACGACTTCCGCATCCTGGAGGCCCTCGCTGCGCAACGCCTGGAGCACGGCGCGCTGCCTCAAACGGACGTGCTGGCCGACGCCCTCGCTGGCAAGCTCGACAATAGTGGCTGCAGCCTCTCCGATCTCAAGAGGAAGGTGAGGAGTTTGCAGAGCCGGTACGCCAAAGCGGTCAAGAAAGGCGCGCCACCGAGCAAGGATCAGGATCGCCGTCTCTTCGACCTCTGCAAGAACGTCTGGCCTTCTGTTAGCAATGCCAAGCCTGTTACCAAGGCGGTTACCAAGGCGTCGGCTAACGGTGGTGCTGGGAGGGAGCCTGACGAGATGTGTGAGCTGTACCCATACCTTGCGGAGGAGGTGAGGGCGCTTCAGAGGGCACACCCAGGCTTGTTCAAGCGGGAGTTTGGGATGATCGAAGACAGCAAGGCCCGTACACTGGACGAGAGGATCAAGAAGCAGAGGCGTGCACTGATGAACCTACATCTTCGTCGCCACGACCTGACCAAGGAAGTGACCAGGACGCTCATGGACCTGGCTGAGTGA
- the LOC100283963 gene encoding tyrosine specific protein phosphatase family protein, with protein MTMKLDVPARQKSQDAEQNGRTAAAGVLGIDEPWSQPKLRHPGDAQADADALVPPLNFAMVDDGIFRSGLPDAGSFRFLLSLNLRSVVYLCPEPYPEENARFLQQNGIQLHQFGIEGSKSGPAVPDAMVVQEPFVYIPEEIIREALKVILDARNQPVLIHCKRGKHRTGCVVGCLRKLQKWCLSSVFDEYLHFAAAKARSTDQRFMELFDASSLTHLAAS; from the exons ATGACCATGAAGCTGGATGTCCCGGCGAGGCAGAAGAGCCAGGACGCAGAGCAGAACGGCAGGACAGCGGCCGCGGGCGTCCTCGGCATTGACGAGCCGTGGAGCCAGCCGAAACTCCGTCACCCCGGCGACGCGCAGGCCGACGCCGACGCCCTGGTGCCGCCGCTCAACTTCGCCATGGTCGACGACGGCATCTTCCGCTCGGGCCTCCCGGACGCCGGCAGCTTCCGCTTCCTGCTCTCCCTCAATCTGCGCTCCGTCGT GTACCTGTGCCCGGAGCCGTACCCGGAGGAGAACGCGCGGTTCCTGCAGCAGAACGGGATCCAGCTTCACCAGTTCGGCATCGAAGGGAGCAAG AGTGGTCCGGCAGTGCCGGATGCCATGGTGGTGCAGGAACCATTCGTCTACATCCCTGAAGAGATCATCCGAGAGGCGCTCAAAGTTATTCTTG ACGCAAGAAACCAGCCGGTGCTCATCCACTGCAAGAGAGGCAAG CATCGCACTGGCTGCGTCGTCGGGTGCCTGaggaagctgcagaagtggtgcCTGTCTTCGGTGTTCGACGAGTACCTGCACTTCGCGGCGGCGAAGGCGAGGAGCACTGACCAGAGGTTCATGGAGCTGTTCGATGCTTCGAGCTTGACGCACCTGGCGGCCTCATAG
- the LOC103627800 gene encoding uncharacterized protein: MDASSKILLVQAPSQVLPLSPWPSFFPWPPQHLFPARWSPLPPAMVPSGHPSPTSQRQPYSHGRALSSLEVSNNASVVVEQHVVDSVIFGQPGCSVVKPRPLSKTRDAC, encoded by the exons ATGGACGCGAGCTCCAAGATTCTGCTCGTCCAGGCCCCTTCCCAGGTGCTCCCGCTGAGCCCCTGGCCGAGTTTCTTTCCATGGCCGCCGCAGCACCTGTTTCCTGCACGCTGGTCGCCCCTGCCCCCAGCCATGGTGCCGTCAGGCCACCCGTCTCCTACCTCCCAACGCCAGCCCTACTCCCATGGCCGCGCCCTCTCCTCACTTGAAGTCAGCAACAACGCCTCGGTAGTGGTCGAACAGCACGTCGTCGACTCCGTGATTTTTGGGCAGCCTGGTTGCAGTGTCGTTAAACCCCG TCCTCTTTCGAAGACGCGTGACGCTTGTTAG